A segment of the Lycium barbarum isolate Lr01 chromosome 7, ASM1917538v2, whole genome shotgun sequence genome:
CCTGAATTTGGTATAGTTAATTGTAGTCAGTTATTGGTCTACATATACATAGTGTTCACTCTCTTGTTTTAGTTGTTTTAGTATCCAAGGAACAATGATATTGATGTGAAACTAGCTCTAATTAGGTGCATTTTCACTTGGAGAGGCAAAGTGTCTTGAGGATGAAGTTATTATAAAGTTCCTGGTGATTGTTTATCTCCAAATTATTACTGGCTAGTGTTTGAGTCCGACATCGGAGGGTTAAAGGGGTACTTGGTCTCTTTATATGATCTTGGACAGTCCTTCCATCATGAGCTAGTTTTTGTGGTTGAGTTGGCGTTTTAACCGAAAGAACTTCTTGAGCAATTCATGCCTTTATGTTTTATGACCAgaaattctttcttgattttcaTCTAGAATTGTTCTCTGGACTGACTTTTTTAATGGCAAAAAGAAACTAATTAATGAATTTGACAATCGTTTGAGAGTAACAAAAAAGAAGGAATTTCTGCTTTGTAAGAGGGACGCAGTAGTCCATTTTcttatcatggtatcagagccaagccCATCCCATTTCATTGTTTACCCAATGTTAGGCCCCCTCCTTACATTGTCCATGCTCCAGATGTCCAGCCCTGGGCGTGCAGGGGTGTGGAGTCCCACATCTGTGGGTTAAAGGGGTACTTCTCTTATATGGTGTTGGACAATTCTCCCCTCATGAGTTAGCTTTTGTTGTTGAGTTAGGCCTAAGGTCCATTTTCTTTTCAGCTAAGATACCCCTTGAATTGTGAAACGAGAACTGGAAGTTAAGTAGAAAAGTGGGCTCCTTCTTATTATGCACAAAAGACCTGTTTTAGGAGGATAGTAGAGTAGGTAGTAGATCTTTACTTGGTCGCCAGGTAACTAATAGGATTTCACATGCTCTCTCTCGCTCTCTAGATAACTATTTATTTGGCAGGTTATTTCATGTTGATTGTGGGGCTAAATGTTTTTGTAATATGTTTTATTTTGATGCATGGCAATTATGCAAACATCTTCAGCAGGGGTTTGTACATTTTGTGGATAATGATTCTCGAAAATAGATATAAAAATTTGAATTGTACTTTTTACCGTTTTCAAAGTTGATCCTGTTAATATAGCTAgactttttctttgttttttggtCAGATCTTAGCTTTTAGGGGATTTGATATTAATCTTTAGTGTTGCATTCCGTAATTATTCAGAACGTCAGGTAGCAGTTCTAATAGTTGTTGCTTCAGGTGTTGATGTGAAAAGGAATGTTATCATTACCATCTCTTCGGACAAAGGTCTTTGCGGTGGAATTAATTCTACATCTGTCAAGATTAGCAGGGCTCTTCATAAGCTAAATTCTGGTAAACACAAGATTGTTAGCGTGGAACTTATCTTTCGCCTGTGTAAATTTGGTATAATGGTTGATTAATATGTATTTGGTAGGTCctgaaaaggaaaataaatatgTTGTCTTGGGGGAAAAGGCCAAGGCTCAGTTGCTGCGAGATTCAAAGAAGGACATTGAGCTGATCATGACTGAGTTGCAGAAAAATCCTCTTAACTACACGCAGGTTATGATATCCTACATCTTGCATATACACAACTAGTTTGCCGTACACCTTCTTTGCATTTCTTTCTCATTGCCAACTATGTTTGAAGTTGGGGGCCACCTCTATGCAAACTCGTGGGTTTTGGATGAGTTGTACGGAATTATTTTGATATCATGATTTTTCTTATCTGAAACAATAAATATTTTGTATTTCATCTGCTTTTTGTACCTTTCTGTCAAGTACATCATTCAAAGATGGTAATGGTGCAACAAGTGAAAGCTCTATTTTCACTCCCCTTTCTTTTCCATTGTCCAAATTGGTAAACCTAAGTTGCAATTTTGGCTGATGATAAGTTCTTATTTAATTACTGTGCAGCATTGAATTTTgcaacttcaaaaatttcaatGAATAGGATGAAAATTTAATAACAATACCATTTGATGTCATTGAAGTGACGCTGCAATTATAGAATATCTGAACTGTTTGTTATATTGACTTTTACTACTCTTTCCTTCTGACTGAGTTAGACAATGTCTGTCTTGCAGGTTTCTGTCATTGCAGATGACATCTTGAAGAATGTGGAATTTGATGCATTGAGGATCATTTATAACAAGTTCCAGTCAGTAGTCGCATTTTTGCCAACAGTGTCTACTGTTCTTTCACCAGAGGTTGATAAGCTGATTTGATCTGTTGTTCTGTCTGCTTCCTTTTGTTGTCAATTCTTCTGTTTCTTGGAATAAGTCTTTTTTGGTGCAATATAGGTTGTGGAGAGAGAGGCTGAATCCAGTGGAAAGCTTGGGGACCTCGACTCTTATGAGGTTGAAGGCGCTGAGACGAAGGCTGAAGTTCTTCAGAATCTTACCGAGTTCCAGTTTTCATGTGTAAGTTTTGTCTTCGTAGTATGGAGGCGACTTTTCAATTTCTTAGTTGATCTTCACAACTTCACATAGCATTAGTACCGATTTGGTAGTATCGGAGATAAGTCTCTATCTTTATTTGTGATGGACGTATTGAGTTCAGTGACTGGAGTGAATGCCGCTGCTAATAGAATGATATCTTTCAAGAAGATAAAGATGATCATGACTTCTATTCCAAATTGTCTTTTCCAGGTTTTGTTCAACGCAGTGCTGGAGAATGCTACAAGCGAACAAGGAGCAAGAATGTCTGCCATGGATAGCTCCAGTAGAAATGCTGGTGATATGCTTGATCGTCTGACTCTCACTTACAACAGGTTTTGCGCTTCCCCCTCTTTCTTACTTTCACTCACACACTTGCAGCATCAGACAGAGACCACTGATACATAAAAACGCGGAAACACagccctttttttttccttcacgAACTTTTGCTTGAACACCTTCAATAGTTTCTTACAGATAACACTTTCCAGAGTAACCTTGCCAGGGagcatatgcatatgaatatacaGTCATCAACTTAATGGCTGCGAACTCATTTTTACCATCTTACATTACTGATATTCAGTACTGGTGTTTCTTAACCTGCTGGCTTATACTGTTATACATAACAGTGATCATGAAACCATTGACATATAATATACACGGAATAATATTTACTTTTTTTCAGTTTAACATATGTTTGTACTATCTTTTTATTGTCTGTCAATCTAATTGGTGTCTAATCTTAATATATTTTTCCCTGTAAAACCAGAACCCGTCAAGCATCGATCACTACAGAACTAATAGAGATCATATCAGGAGCATCAGCACTGGAGGGTTAGTTGGATGGCCTCTTTTTTTGCTTGATGGTGACGAAATAAAAAGGATAAAATGTTTAGGCTTCTTTTACACCATGTGGTGACAGCctttttttgtttatttgatTCGTTAATAATATCCTGCTTAACTTTGTTTCTGGGTAGAAATCATCAGACAAGCCATTTTTATATGTTTCCTTCTGTTCATATCAGGAATTTATGCTGTGGAAGTTATTTTGACAAGCTCGTTGCTATCAACAGCTACCCTTTTGATCCTTTTCATTTGTCACTTTAGCTAAAAAAAAGGGTCCAAAATGTTTCACTTTAGAAAATTAAGAAGACGTTATGTTTTTTCTAACTCCACCCTTACTATTCTAATAAGGCAGATgttaactactccctccgtcctctTTATAGCCTCTATGGCTATATCTCTTAAAAACCTTGGTTGTCACTCCTCTAATCAAAAGACTTATCTTCAATTTCGTAAGGGAGACATCGGCACTCAAACGTCTTATTCCTTGCCTTAGTAATGTGCAATCAACTACTTGCACCTTCCCTTATTCTCCTTCCTTTCCTTTTAGATATGAAGTAGTATTAATTAGTGCTTGAATTGCTCCTGTTAGAAATAGCGCTACTCTTGGGTACGAAAGAAGGATATTCCACGCATATTcagaaatcaataatgcaatgtgaagtgtactaaattatccttatatgataaaaataaattattcttTCCTCTTGATTAGAACATGTACGAGTAGTAATTctttttgacattgggaatccaatAATATTAAGTTATTATGTGGCTTtgtcaatcatcatttagatgttatttTAACTTGGCAGTTTTTATCTAAGGGTAGAGTTGAAAAGCTAGTCAATGTATGTCTTGGTTttttaaggtgacacttattacgAGATAatgtttttggctaaggtgacacttattatgggacggaaggagtaattACTAATTTAAGGAAGAGATAAGTGTAATATAGTCAAGTAATTCTTATAATTGCTGCtattaaatgattttttaatGATTGTTAAAATCTTAGTTTACAAATGAAAAGGAACTGAGTATAAATTAAGCTCAGTAACATTTTGTTTTCCGTGGTATTCGAGGTGTAAAGTTGTGAACATTAGAATGCAAAACCCTctctagaccccacttgtgggattattgGATTTGTTAttgtaatatatattttttttcatggTAAGATGAGAAAATTGTTCCTGCATTCTTTAGCAGGAGGGCACTCAATATATGGTGAACATCGGTCTTCTCTTAATTTTAGTTTAAGAAAATAGACTTCTTAATCTTAAAATTCTATACTATTTCATAAACTGTTTAACTTGGAATTGGGAGGTGCTTCCAGTTATTTAAAGTCAATGTTTTCAAAAGGCGTTAACTCAGCGAGTCTCAGAATGAGGCGTACTAAAAATGCATCTAGGCGAACTAGTGGGGAGTTCAAGAATCATGAGACAAAAGTCTCAACCTTCCGGGCATCTCTTAGGCGTAAGTTCCAATCCTTTAGGAGTTCATTTGGGGTGTTCACATAGAGAACTTCCTCGAATTGGAATCACAATAGCTTAATAGTCTTTTCTTAATACATAAATATTAAAAAACCAGCTTATTAGTATTCTGCATATGGGTGTCGATTCCACTGAGGTTGGTTTtattttgactttctttttcatTGGGTTCATTAGATTTAAGCTGTTGATGACATAGCCGACTTTTTGGACACATGACGCATAGTTCAATGCATAGTAGACCTTTTGTTCACCTCTTTTAAGGGATTGAGTTTTGCTCTGGGTTTTTGGAGATGGCTTGAATGAACAGTTGTATAACTTCCATTTGCCAACTACAGATTCCCAATGATTCTTTCCAAAAAGAAGAAACTAATTGGAAGAAATCAGAAAGAGGGCGCTCTGGTGGGATCTTCACGAAAACCAATAGAatagagagaggggggggggggggggggggggggagagggggaaaagagaagaaaactagCTAGCAGAAAAATGGCATCCTTTACTAACTTAACacaaaatacaaaaaacaaacaCACTCCAACAACAACGTACAAAAACAAACACACTCCAACAACAACgtactttcttattcttattaTCTTTTTTGCACGCATCATATTTGTCTTGCCTTATCCTTGCTCTATTAGTCCCTAATTGTCGACTGGTAGTGAACAATTCTTAACTATATCCATTTTTTAAGGGAAAAGATGCAAATATATccttcaactttgcgatttagaatTGATATACCACTCGTTAAAAGAATAGTGTATATGTactcctgccgttacaaaatggtgcaaatatacccttttcgctaacggatttttttttaaaaaatcatttagtttattttttaattaaaaaaaatgtcatgtgcctttaaaaaaaagtctacccatttttttgagTAGAAAtgtttttctaaagccacatggtaatttttttttttagtgtgtcatgtctggttcgtttaaaaaatatctcagtgactttaaaaaaatacgTCTACTCATTTTTGTAAACAAATcagacccgacccaccagaaaaatacatctactaaaaaaatgggaaggatttttttttttttttaaagtcacgttgctttttatttaattagaaaaaagttaaatgatttttacaaaaaattccgtcagcaaaaagggtatatttgcaccattttgtaataacaagggtatatatacaccacttttttaacgaggagtatatctgctctaaatcgtaaagttgaggggtatatttgcaccttttcccatttaaaaaataaaataaattaaagtgATTTAGTTACTTGGGTTCGTCTGAATTAAGTCGTCTAATTTGTATAAATATAAAATCTTAAGATATCACACGTTTTAGGTTTAGTTTTTTATATGGTCACTACCCCTACTTATAACagtaaaaatataaaattatttactATCACATTAACTAACTAAACTATGTGTGAACTGCTCAAATTAGATTATAATTGGCGCCAGATTTAAGATATGTTGCAAGCCACTCTACAAGTTACAcgtcaaaaaaagaaaaatagacgATTATCTGACGACTGAATACTGTAATCGTTTCTTTTAAGTTTTTCTTTGGTTTCATTCAAATGTTGTTAGTCCCTCCTTCCCATATtacttctctctctttttttttttttttttttttgaattaatttGGCCGATTGGGCTTTTATTAATAAATAAATGCAAAGAAGCAACTCGTCAGAATAGGCCCAAATAAAAGGCCCATTCCAAAGtctaaaaaacaaaataaaataaaacaaataaaagcAAAAAAGAGATAAAAACTTGGAAGACTGAATTAGGCAACTCAGTCAACATTCATTTCGACCTAAGTTGCCTTTCTCTCTCTAGCTCTAGCTTCTCTCTAAAGTTGTCGCCGTTTCGATGGGCTTTCCGACGTCGCGAGTATGATGAAAGCCTCGTCTGGTGTTCTTACATACCCGTCGAGGTTCTGACTCACCTCCTCTGCTTTGAAAGTTGAAGATTGGCCTCCATTAAGCTCAGGTATGTTTCCAAAACTCTGCTCTTTTGATTTTTTGTCCTTTTCAGCTTCTAACTCGTGCTTTCTTGTTCAGAATGAGTGGAATTTACCAGCATTTCCAAGATCTGTGGCTTGCTTTGCTTTTCTTCATCATCTGAGCTCCGACATACCTTCAtctgaagaaaaagaaaagatctAAGCCCTGCACATCTCTTTTGTTGTCTGATTGTTCGTTTTGTGTACTTTATGTGTTGGATCTGTGTTGTTGTTCCTCGAACCTCCCTTATCCCCTGTATAAATAACTTGTACTGTATTGTTGTTATAATTCCTGCTAGGTGAGATGAATACTTATGTATGGTATCTAAGACTTATCATTGTTTACAATTTTCCTTAGTTTAACCTCCATGTCCATAAAATTCATATTCAGAATTTCCACTATCTAGTGCTAGGTTAGCCAAATCATCGGCTAGTTGATTTCCTTCTCTAAGAATATGTGTGAACTTAACTTCTTTTCCATTCCCATTCTCCTTAATCTCAACAATCCAATTAGCTAGACTCCAAGGGGGTTTCCACCCTTCAGATAAGATCTTTTGAACAAACTGTGAATCAGTTAGTTTGCTTCTGCACCATATGAAAGCTTCCAATATTGCTATAACTACTGCCTCATTATTGGTGACATGCCCTATTTCCGCTGCCTTAGCAAAAATTATGTCACCCTTCATCTCTGACACTCAACCATAGAACCCTCTTCCAGGGTTTCCCCTTGATGCGCCATCAGTGTTGCATAATATCCACCCACTGGGAGGGGGTCTCCATATCACTGTCCTATGTTTTACCTTACTTCTGTATCCTTCCAGTAGATCAATCATGTCCTTCCATCTGTGGATTTGTTTTATTGAAGAATTTCTAAATCTTACCAAGTTCTAAATTGTAGCATATACCTGGTAGATACATCATCCCACAGTCTTTTTTTCCCCATGCTTGTAAGCATTCCTTCTTTTCCATAGTTCCCAAAGAATTATAGCAGGTATAACATAGTAAATTGGTTTCAATCTATTATCAGTAGATTGTTGCCACCACTTAACTCTAAGCTCCTGTAATTGAAGTCCTTCTATATTGATATCTGCACAAGAAGCAAAATAGGACCAAGTCCTGTTAGCACAAAAAGACCTAGCAAAAACATGTTGTATTATCTCCTCCTTAGGACTTGAACAACACTAACATCTACATGCTAGGTCaatattcatcttcttcaacaCATCATCCGATGTCACCTTAAACTTCCAACACCTCCACATGAAGAAAGATATCTTGAAAGGCAGTCCCTTCACCCACATGTATTTATAGATTTCATTCTCCTGACCCCTCAATCTCAAGTATTCCCAGGCAGATTTGACTGAGAAATCTCCCTTACTATCCAGTATCCACCAAGGAGTGTCCTCCTCTTCTAAAATAGGCTTAATAGTATTAACAATGTGATGAACCATGTCTCCAGTCAGTATTGTCCCCAGTTTCTCCACATTCCATGCCCCATTTTCAACCATTTCCTTCACATTTTATATCCTATCATAAAAAATGTCACCCGTTTTAACATAATACAAAGCTCCCAATCCTGTCCAATTATCATACTAGAAAAGAACATTGCCACTCTTAATTTGCCACCAAATATGTGGTTCTATTAGATCTCTAGCCTGCAGCATCTTCTTCCACTTTTGAGAACCATACCTCCATTGCACTGTTACTGCATTTTCTTTTCTACAATATTTGTTACTCATAAAATTCCTCCATAAGGATGTTGCAGTTCTGAATTTCCACCATATTTTACAATACAAGTCCATAGATACATCATGTAAAGATCTAAATCCCAGACCTCCCTCTATTTCTAGAATACACAAATTAATCCAAGTAGACCAATGTCTACTTTTTCCAACAGTATTATTCAAAAAACATTGTGCAAATAGTTTATGCATCTGTTTTATGACACTATATGGGGGATTCAAAGCTGAAAGTAAATGCACTGGCATACCTTGTAGTACATGTTTGATTAGAACTGCCTTTGCCCCAAAAGATAACATCTTCCCTTTTTATAACTGGAGTCTATTCATTATTATAGTCAGAATAGGATTAAAATAATCCTTCTTCTTTCTACTATAAAAAATAGGACATCCCAAGTATGTGAAAGGAAATTCCTTTCTTCCAATCCTTGTAACCACTTCCACAATAGCCTTCACATCTCCTATTACCTTGTGATGAACATACACTGAACTCTTCTCCTTATTGATCTTCTGTCCTGAAGCTTTCTCATAATCCTCCAGTACCCTATTGTCATTTGCAAGGAAATGACATCTGCTGATACAAAGATGATcatatcatctgcatatgccaggtGATTAATCTTAGGGCTTCACTTAGGCAGCCCAAAACCCTTGAATTGTGAATGTTGATGTAATTGGTTCAAGTTTCTTGATAGTACTTCTGCAACCAAAATAAATAAAGTAGGAGATAATGGGTCCCCTTGCTTTACACCCCTAGTTGACTAGAAGAAACCTTATTGTTGGCCATTTATGAGAATAGAATACCAATTGTTACTGACTATTCTGAACACCATATCCACAACCATATGTGAAAAACCCATATGTCTCATGACTTTTGTTAAGAACAACCATGTGAACCTGTCATAGGACTTTTCCATGTCTAGCTTAATAACCACATTTGCACTCTTGGGTCTCAATCTAATGTCTGACACAGTTTCTTgtgtcaacaacacattttccaCAATGCTCCTTCATTTCACAAAGCTTTCTTGATTAGGAGAAATCAACTTCTGAAGACCATCTGCCATTCTCTCGTGAATCAGTCTTGAGAAAACTGTATTAATGAAGTTACTCAAGCTTATTGGTCTCATGTCTGAAAAGGTGTTGATTAAATCCTTCTTGGCAACATTACCAGATTTGTATGGGTTAAAAATCTTGGCAGTTCTACACCACAAAAGAAGCTTTTAACCATATTTGTAACATCCTCCCCAATAATGCTCCAGCAATGTTGATAGAATAAGCTAGTGGAACCATCAGGTCCCCCTGCACTTTCTCCCTTCAGCTTAAAAACAATCTATTTTACCTCATCTTGTGTTAGTATCTCTGTTATTCTCCTATTCTATTCTTCAGTGACCAGTTTTGGAACATGCTTTAGTATATCAAAGTTACTAGGGTCTGGTTCCTTTGCAAATTGATCCTTGAAAAATCTAATAGCTTCAGCTGCTATGCCATCCTTCTCCTCTAACCATACCCCATTTTGGTCCTGTATTCTCTTAAAGTGAAGCCTCTTTCTTCTGCTCTGAACATAGGTGTGAAAGAATTTTGTGTTCTTATCTCCATCATCAAACCACTGCATCCCTACTTTCTTTTTCCAGAAAGCCTCCTCAAGATACAAATATCTATTCAATTTTGCCTGGACTTTATGTAACTTCTCCCTATTCTGAGGAGAAGGATTGATCTCATACTGTTATTCGTGCACCTTTATAACATCCTCCAAAGACTCTATTTCCTGAAAAATGTTCCCATAAGTGTTCTTACTCCATGCCATCAAAGCAGCCTTCACCTTTTTCATCTTATGATGGAATAATATGAAAGGATTTGCCATGAAATCTGCCTTCCAGTGTTGCTTAACTGTGTATAAGAAAGAATCACGTTTTACCCAGAAATTAAGGAATTTGAAAGGCTTTTTGATAGGTTCCACATTCCCAGAATAAGAAATTAGCATTGGGGCATGATCAGAACTAGTTCTAATCAAGTGCTCAATTTAAATGTTTTGATATACATTCTGTATCATAAGAAATTAGCATTGGGGCATGATCAGAACTAGTTCTAATCAAGTGCTCAATTTCAGGCTGGTGTCCCCTGTGTCGTTCCTCCATCCCCTGCATGTATGCCTGTAAACGAGCAATGTCCATCCCGGTCCGGGAAGCCATTTCCAggcagctatcaaccaaatagtgATCCAACCCCATCATGTACCGAtacatcctgtcagtcatatcggctacaatagtgggtgcgtatctggccaaagagttaaactctaggctgtactcccgAACGCTCCTGCCCCACTGTTTCAGCTGTAAGAACctgtcaaccctagctcgccgTGCCTcgggaggcaggaagtggccaagaaaggcctccgtAAACTCAacccacactgctggaggagcatcctcgcccctagacagctcctaggactcataccaatttatagctacatcacgcaaccgatatgaggccagctcgacagactcagtctctgaggCCCTGACTAATCTCAGCGTGCACTGCATCTGTCGGATAAAGTCctagggatcctcctcgggctttgatccgtagaactctgggggattacaagtcaagaaatcacggacccttaAGATGTCACGTcggtccacatcatcaccccccagt
Coding sequences within it:
- the LOC132603511 gene encoding ATP synthase subunit gamma, mitochondrial — translated: MAMAALRREGSRFAVNPNILRSSLLPSEEPVSSGVRYISTQIVRNRMKSVKNIQKITKAMKMVAASKLRAIQTRAENSRGLWQPFTALLGDTPSVDVKRNVIITISSDKGLCGGINSTSVKISRALHKLNSGPEKENKYVVLGEKAKAQLLRDSKKDIELIMTELQKNPLNYTQVSVIADDILKNVEFDALRIIYNKFQSVVAFLPTVSTVLSPEVVEREAESSGKLGDLDSYEVEGAETKAEVLQNLTEFQFSCVLFNAVLENATSEQGARMSAMDSSSRNAGDMLDRLTLTYNRTRQASITTELIEIISGASALEG